The Streptococcus suis DNA window TCGGACTTGAGCGTTCAAATGGCGACTACAACCAATACTGGCACGATCGTAACTATCTTCTCCACGCGGACAAGGTTAACTGTGAAGTTGTCTTTACCCATGGATCACAAGATTGGAATGTGAAACCAATTCATGTGTGGAACATGTTCCATGCTCTACCTGGCCATATCAAGAAACATCTCTTCTTCCATAACGGCGCCCATGTCTATATGAATAATTGGCAGTCAATGGATTTCCGTGAATCCATGAATGCTCTACTTAGCCAAAAATTACTCGGATATGACAATGACTACCAGCTTCCTACTGTCATTTGGCAAGATAACAGCTCAGCTCAAACATGGACTGACTTAGAAACGTTTGGAGGACAGACAGAATCTCAATTCCCATTGGGACAAGATCAAGCGCAAATACAAAATCATTACGACGAAGAAACCTTTGAAAAGTATTGCAAATCTTATCCTACATTCCACCAAGATCTCATTGGAGACAAAGCCAACCAAGTAACCCTCGACTTCGAATTGGATCAAGATATCCATCTAAATGGGAGAGCCATCCTTCAACTACAGGTCAAATCAAGTGTCAGTAAAGGATTGCTTTCAGCCCAACTCTTGGATTTTGGCACTGCCAAACGTCTCAGCCCAATTCCAGGAATGGTGTCTCGAAACAGCTTGGATAACGGTCGGTATTACGCCCAAGAAAACCTAACTGAGCTTCCATTTACAGAAACGCCTCATCGCCTGATTACCAAAGGATTCATCAATCTTCAAAATCGTACTGATTTATTGACTGTAGAAGCCGTTATGCCAAATCAATGGATGACGCTTCGATGGGAACTGCAACCAACTATTTACAAACTTAAAAAAGGTGATAAACTCCGTTTAGTCCTTTATACAACTGATTTTGAGTGCACTATACGTGATAACTCCGAATGGCAAATCAGCCTTGATTTAAGCCAATCTCAATTAATCTTACCGCATTAATAAAATATTTCCATTCCGTTTTATTTAAAATGGAATACCCAAAACAAAACGCATAAAATCATGTTCATTATGATTCTATGCGTTTTTTCGGCTCTATAATTTCTGTAGTGGGTAAAACTACCATGGAAATTATGGAGCCTTTTTGAGTATATACAAAAAGTCCCATATGACCTATAATGAAAAGCGACTAAACTCACATTAGAAAGGGTTCATATGGAACAACTAAATCTTATCACAAATTTTCTCAGAATTAAAGACAAAAATATCACTATCACTGATGAATATGATATGGGAACTCACTTAGAACTCCACGGTCACTTGGATTACGCAGCCCCTAAATGCCCAAAATGCAAGGGACAAATGGCTAAGTACGACTATCAGAAAGCCTCTAAGATCCCCTACCTAGAAACTGCTGGCTATCCCTTACTTATCCGCCTTAGAAAACGTCGGTTCAAGTGTAAAAAATGTGGGAAAATGGCGGTCGCTGAAACTCCTCTTGTCAAGAAGAACCACCAAATCTCTGTCGCTGTTAACCAGAAGATTGCTCAATTACTCATCGAAAATCAAGCAATGCAACATATTGCACACAGACTATCTATCTCAACATCATCAGTTATGAGAAAGCTCAATGAGTTCAAGTTTGAAACGGATTGGAATAACTTACCCGAGGTGATGAGCTGGGACGAGTATGCCTTCAAGAAGGGAAAGATGAGCTTTATCGCTCAAGATTTCAATTTCCTAAATGTCATAACCATTCTGGACGGAAGAACTCAAGCAACCATCCGAAACCACTTTCTACGCTATCCTAGAAAGGTTAGAAATCGGGTCAAAGTCATTACCATGGATATGTTTAGTCCCTATTATCAACTTGCTAAACAGCTTTTTCCGAATGCAAAAATCGTACTCGACCGCTTTCATATTGTTCAACACCTTAGTCGTGCTATGAACCGTGTCCGTATTCAAATTATGAATCAGTTCAACAGAAAATCGCACGAATACCGAGCCTTGAAACGTTACTGGAAATTGATACAACAAGATAGCCGTAAACTCAGCGATAAACGATTTTATCGCCCTATGTTTCGAATGCATTTGACTAACAAGGAAATACTCGAAAAACTCCTGTCTTTCTCCGAGGAACAACGACAACACTATGAACTCTATCAGCTTCTCTTATTTCATTTCCAAGAGAAGAACTCAGACCATTTCTTTGACCTCATCGAACAGGAAATAGCCACTGTTAATCCTATTTTCCAGACGGTATTTAAGACATTTCTAAAGGATAAAGACAAGGTTGTAAACGCCATGGAATTGCCTTATTCCAACGCCAAACTGGAAGCTACCAATAATCTCATCAAAGTCATTAAGAGAAATGCCTTTGGTTTCAGGAACTTTGAAAACTTTAAAAAACGGATTTTGATTGCTTTGAACAGTGAAAAGGGCTGGGGAGAGCCCTTTTCAGCTTATCTCCTAAAAACAAGAAAGAGATAAAGAAAGAGAGAACGAAGTTCGTTCTCTCTAGATGTTAGCTTTTCAGGCTCTATAATTTCTGTAGTGGGTAAATCCACTGTAGAAATTATGGAGCCTTTTTGAGTATATACAAAAAGTCCCATATGACCTATAATGAAAAGCGACTAAACTCACATTAGAAAGGGTTCATATGGAACAACTAAATCTTATCACAAATTTTCTCAGAATTAAAGACAAAAATATCACTATCACTGATGAATATGATATGGGAACTCACTTAGAACTCCACGGTCACTTGGATTACGCAGCCCCTAAATGCCCAAAATGCAAGGGACAAATGGCTAAGTACGACTATCAGAAAGCCTCTAAGATCCCCTACCTAGAAACTGCTGGCTATCCCTTACTTATCCGTCTTCGAAAGCGTCGTTTCAAGTGTAAAGATTGCGGAAAAATGGCGGTCGCTGAAACTCCTCTTGTCAAGAAGAACCACCAAATCTCTGTCGCTGTTAACCAGAAGATTGCTCAATTACTCATCGAAAATCAAGCAATGCAACATATTGCACACAGACTATCTATCTCAACATCATCAGTTATGAGAAAGCTCAATGAGTTCAAGTTTGAAATGGATTGGAATAACTTACCCGAGGTGATGAGCTGGGACGAGTATGCCTTCAAGAAGGGAAAGATGAGCTTTATCGCTCAAGATTTCAATTTCCTAAATGTCATAACCATTCTGGACGGAAGAACTCAAGCAACCATCCGAAACCACTTTCTACGCTATCCTAGAAAGGTTAGAAATCGGGTCAAAGTCATTACCATGGATATGTTTAGTCCCTATTATCAACTTGCTAAACAGCTTTTTCCGAATGCAAAAATCGTACTCGACCGCTTTCATATTGTTCAACACCTTAGTCGTGCTATGAACCGTGTCCGTATTCAAATTATGAATCAGTTCAACAGAAAATCGCACGAATACCGAGCCTTGAAACGTTACTGGAAATTGATACAACAAGATAGCCGTAAACTCAGCGATAAACGATTTTATCGCCCTATGTTTCGAATGCATTTGACTAACAAGGAAATACTCGAAAAACTCCTGTCTTTCTCCGAGGAACTACGACAACACTATGAACTCTATCAGCTTCTCTTATTTCATTTCCAAGAGAAGAACTCAGACCATTTCTTTGACCTCATCGAACAGGAAATAGCCACTGTTAATCCTATTTTCCAGACGGTATTTAAGACATTTCTAAAGGATAAAGACAAGGTTTTGAATGCTCTAGAATTGCCTTATTCCAACGCCAAACTGGAAGCTACCAATAATCTCATCAAAGTCATTAAGAGAAATGCCTTTGGTTTCAGGAACTTTGAAAACTTTAAAAAACGGATTTTGATTGCTTTGAACATAAAGAAAGAGAGAACGAAGTTCGTTCTCTCTAGATGTTAGCTTTTCATCTACCCACTACAGTTGACAAAGAGCCGCTTTTCATCTACCCACTACAGTTGACAAAGAGCCGTTTTTTCAATGTAAATTGCTTCTACCAATTCAAATAGACGAGTCAAAACGAGTCGCACTACTATACAACTCGAATGAATGTTCTACTTTTCTTTTCAAAGCGTCGCGATTTGGGAACAGTCAATGGGACGATAGGTTGTGACATAAAAAATCCTCCAGTTTGTTTTTTATAACAGTATACTGGTGGAATGAGTGATTGGATAGATACCTTGTTATTGGGCGCTTACTTTTCCTACAAAATATACTGCGGTGCCAACTGCAGCTGCTCCAGCTCTTTTGTTTGTCCGCATCCTTAACTAAGTCGCTTTATCTTTGTTGGTAAACCATCGTATAACCAATAGTATAGAATGATATTCAGTACAAGGATACTCACAGCTTTTTCAACATCAATCGTTCCAAGTTCTTTGTTAAAATAAAAAAGAATATAGATGGAACTTGACAGAATATTCAGCGGAGCAGAGGACTCTATTCTTTTTTGAAATAGAAAAAAGTAACCAAAAATCTTTGATTTCATTCCAAGACTATTTCGAAACAGCAATAAGCCGAAAACTAAAATTAGAAATCCATAATAATATTTTATATTGAAGAGAAGCGTTAAAAAGATAATAGCTATTGTATACAGTAACCCTATCATCTAAACAACTCCAATACACCCAGAGCATAGCCAAATGCAAGTGTAATCAAAACAATGACTATTTTTTGAAAAATACTTAATTTTTTAAATTCTGTCCAATATTCTTCTATCATCCAATATTCTCCTATCTTTTTTATTTCATTTTACCAATCGGACATTCAAAAGTCAATATTTTTAAGGGCACCTCTAATAACACCAGTAGAACATCTAGAGCGTCAAATTTATCTTTCATCTACAGTTTATTTCTTGTAAATTTTTGTTTGTGAGTCTTACTCAAGGCTATTTCCCAATTTTTGGGCGCACTAAGCCCATGATTTTAACCCTAGTCGTTTAATCTGTTCAAATCGAAAGATGTTATAGAGGAGGTTGGTTAAGGTCACATTTGTCTTTGCCCTATCCATTCCAATCCCTCTAAAGGCACTTCCCTTCATGCTATTTTCAATAAAACCAAAAACATGCTCAACTCGACAACGGACTTTAGCAATATGACGGTTAATGTTCTTGTCAGTATCGGTCAATGGTTTATTTCGGAAAGCACAACGGACGGTATGGTGTTGGCAGTTGTCAGGAACACTTTTCCCCACATAGGCACTATCATCAAATACAGGTTCGTTGGCATCACAAAGAGAAGCTAGAACATTGGAGTCATGTATACTAGCTGTTGTGACGCCATAATCTTTGATTAGCTTTGATTTTCTATCAACACAGACGTGATTTTTATAGCCAAAGTAACGAACACCCCCTTTTTGAGTCCAGCTCCCATCGACATCTTTTTGGTATCGCTTGGCTTTGTTCCAACCTTCTACAGTTTCATGCGCTCTGATTTTCTCATTTTCCTCACGAGAATTGCGCTGCTTAGGACATTCCACAAATGAAGCATCAACTATTTGACCTGTGTGGGCAATCAAACCTTCGTCCGAGAGTTGAGTATAGAACAAGTCGAATAATTCCTTTTCGCGACCTGATTGAGTCAAGCGATCTCGATAAAGCCAGATAGTTTTTGAATCTGGGACATTATCTTCGTGGCAACCAACGAAACGACGAAAGGATAAGCGATCAAGCAATTGATATTCCATAGCATCGTCAGACAAGTTATGTAACCGTTGAAGTAAAAGGACTTTGAACATCATGAGGTAATCAAGGTGAGGACGACCTCCACGACCAATAACTTTATTCTTGCGAGAAAACAATTCTGATAACAAGGGGAGAAAGAGTTGCCAATCCATGACAGTGTCTAGACGTTCCAATGGATTACCTTTTTCAGTGAGTTTTGACAAGATTTTTTCATCATCAGTAAATAAATGCATCGTGTTTAACCTCGTTTATCGAGTTTTATACTTGTATTTCTATTATCTCATTTTATAGGTTTTTTGATGAGTTTTTAGAGGTGCCCATATGTTTGATTGATAAATCTGATTAACTCATTCTTCATTTTGAGTTATTATTTAATCATGATATAATATTAATCATACAAGAAATCTCCTCTACAATTGATTACTTCTGAAAAAGTGGTCAAAATAGGTTGAATTTTCAAAATAAAAGGGTCTAAACCCTTGATACGAAAGGAAGCTTAAAAATCTTATGATGAATATGCAAAATATGATGCGCCAAGCTCAAAAACTTCAAAAGCAAATGGAGAAGAGTCAAGCTGAACTAGCTGCTACTCAATTTACAGGTAGTTCTGTACAGGACTTAGTTACTGCAACCTTTACTGGGGATAAAAAATTAGTATCAATCGATTTTAAGTCTGAAGTTGTTGATGCTGACGATATTGAGACATTGCAAGAAATGACAGTCCAGGCTATCAATGATGCTCTGACAAAAGTTGATGAGGCAACTCAGAAAAAACTTGGTGCATTTGCAGGTAAATTACCATTTTAAAACATAAAAAGACGCGCGTGGCAATTGCCCTTTCGCGTCTTTTTGTTATTCAAAATTATAGAGTAAGCGCTGAAATTCAAGGAAAAATAGATCAGGATAGCGATGATTCTCTTCCAATTCACTCATCAAACTTTTTAGACCTGTTAAATTATCAGTAATAATACCATCTACTTGCAACAAGAGCATCTTGGTCATACTCTCTTCATCGTTTGGTGTCCAAGCATAAAGAGATTTCCCTCGGATCCAAGACTTAGTCATAAAATTCTGGTCAAGCGAAGTATATTCTATTGTATATCCATCAGCCACAGTGGTTGGATAAATGGAATTGAACGGAAGAATGAAGAAAGAAACCAGTTGTTCATTATATTGTTTGCTTTCAATAATCGTACGATAGTCTAACGAATGCATCTGATGACCTTTAGCAATTAGACGTTGACCATATTTTTTCAGAAAATTTCGTGTAAGATTTGGTGAATCTGCATCTGTTACTTTAATTTCTACTAATAATTTCTGACCAAGCTCATCAGCTTTTTCTAGATACTCATCAAAAGAAGGAACAGGACCTGTCATCCCGTTTTCTGATGCAGTCATCGCCGTCAACTCTGCTAGAGTATAGTCATGTGTCCCTCCGGTATTGCCCGTCAAAGCCATTAAATCTGCATCATGCATGACAATAAATTGGCCATCTTTGGTCTCCTGAACATCCATCTCAATATAGTCCGGCTTGAGTTGAGAGGTCTTTTCCAGAGCCTCAATCGAATTCTGAACAGCATTGCCATTGTCAACACCTCGATGGGAAATAGTAACTGGCAAGGTGTCAAATGGGTAATAAAGGAGCAATGCCCCTTGGACACCAAAAACAAGACTAGATACCAGCAAAATAGCCAATCGAAGACGATGACGGAGACGCTTGCGACGGTATATTGGTAACTTCTTTCCGGTTAATAGACTGATAAAACCTATCATAAAGAGAGCAATGACTCCGTAATAGGTTAACCTTAATACTATATAGCAAACAACAGCTAACCAATATGAAAGACTTGGAGCATAATCTTCTACTAACAGCTGTATAGAATAGAGCAACAATGCAACTCCCGTAAAAAAGATAACCGGAAAAGTGACCAAGCCAACTAAACGCACAAGGTAATTGACTTGTTTGATTCCCTTTGTATGCTTCCAAGAAAATGCAATAGATTCTTTCACACTCCTATGTTCAAAATAGATTTTCGGTAGTGCGAACATGAGTCGGGAGGCAAGCCAAAAGAAAAGGAGGAGGGAAACTAAAATCAAGACCCCTATCCAGACTGTGTTGGATAGGTAATC harbors:
- a CDS encoding ISL3 family transposase (programmed frameshift), coding for MEQLNLITNFLRIKDKNITITDEYDMGTHLELHGHLDYAAPKCPKCKGQMAKYDYQKASKIPYLETAGYPLLIRLRKRRFKCKKCGKMAVAETPLVKKNHQISVAVNQKIAQLLIENQAMQHIAHRLSISTSSVMRKLNEFKFETDWNNLPEVMSWDEYAFKKGKMSFIAQDFNFLNVITILDGRTQATIRNHFLRYPRKVRNRVKVITMDMFSPYYQLAKQLFPNAKIVLDRFHIVQHLSRAMNRVRIQIMNQFNRKSHEYRALKRYWKLIQQDSRKLSDKRFYRPMFRMHLTNKEILEKLLSFSEEQRQHYELYQLLLFHFQEKNSDHFFDLIEQEIATVNPIFQTVFKTFLKDKDKVVNAMELPYSNAKLEATNNLIKVIKRNAFGFRNFENFKKRILIALNSEKGWGEPFSAYLLKQERDKERENEVRSL
- a CDS encoding ISL3 family transposase codes for the protein MEQLNLITNFLRIKDKNITITDEYDMGTHLELHGHLDYAAPKCPKCKGQMAKYDYQKASKIPYLETAGYPLLIRLRKRRFKCKDCGKMAVAETPLVKKNHQISVAVNQKIAQLLIENQAMQHIAHRLSISTSSVMRKLNEFKFEMDWNNLPEVMSWDEYAFKKGKMSFIAQDFNFLNVITILDGRTQATIRNHFLRYPRKVRNRVKVITMDMFSPYYQLAKQLFPNAKIVLDRFHIVQHLSRAMNRVRIQIMNQFNRKSHEYRALKRYWKLIQQDSRKLSDKRFYRPMFRMHLTNKEILEKLLSFSEELRQHYELYQLLLFHFQEKNSDHFFDLIEQEIATVNPIFQTVFKTFLKDKDKVLNALELPYSNAKLEATNNLIKVIKRNAFGFRNFENFKKRILIALNIKKERTKFVLSRC
- a CDS encoding glycerophosphodiester phosphodiesterase, with the translated sequence MKKIYREFQKIYYNLDKILLLFFTLFAFMEFVWIPLNSWVSERLLALTGHAYLSPTNLLSVFSENLFVSGLFILLFFANIGIAYLELALLFTGVWQLLDEKVKHLSDYLRDVRDSMVAIIRHSSLPKIIFLLFYSVLLLPFLRRILNIYYFNKIVVPQFVLDYLSNTVWIGVLILVSLLLFFWLASRLMFALPKIYFEHRSVKESIAFSWKHTKGIKQVNYLVRLVGLVTFPVIFFTGVALLLYSIQLLVEDYAPSLSYWLAVVCYIVLRLTYYGVIALFMIGFISLLTGKKLPIYRRKRLRHRLRLAILLVSSLVFGVQGALLLYYPFDTLPVTISHRGVDNGNAVQNSIEALEKTSQLKPDYIEMDVQETKDGQFIVMHDADLMALTGNTGGTHDYTLAELTAMTASENGMTGPVPSFDEYLEKADELGQKLLVEIKVTDADSPNLTRNFLKKYGQRLIAKGHQMHSLDYRTIIESKQYNEQLVSFFILPFNSIYPTTVADGYTIEYTSLDQNFMTKSWIRGKSLYAWTPNDEESMTKMLLLQVDGIITDNLTGLKSLMSELEENHRYPDLFFLEFQRLLYNFE
- a CDS encoding YbaB/EbfC family nucleoid-associated protein, yielding MMNMQNMMRQAQKLQKQMEKSQAELAATQFTGSSVQDLVTATFTGDKKLVSIDFKSEVVDADDIETLQEMTVQAINDALTKVDEATQKKLGAFAGKLPF
- a CDS encoding IS5 family transposase; the protein is MHLFTDDEKILSKLTEKGNPLERLDTVMDWQLFLPLLSELFSRKNKVIGRGGRPHLDYLMMFKVLLLQRLHNLSDDAMEYQLLDRLSFRRFVGCHEDNVPDSKTIWLYRDRLTQSGREKELFDLFYTQLSDEGLIAHTGQIVDASFVECPKQRNSREENEKIRAHETVEGWNKAKRYQKDVDGSWTQKGGVRYFGYKNHVCVDRKSKLIKDYGVTTASIHDSNVLASLCDANEPVFDDSAYVGKSVPDNCQHHTVRCAFRNKPLTDTDKNINRHIAKVRCRVEHVFGFIENSMKGSAFRGIGMDRAKTNVTLTNLLYNIFRFEQIKRLGLKSWA